One region of Salvelinus namaycush isolate Seneca chromosome 3, SaNama_1.0, whole genome shotgun sequence genomic DNA includes:
- the LOC120043409 gene encoding protocadherin alpha-8-like, producing MAVLENREWGWIVNIFWLLLCFRDSVSRQITYSISEEVKPGTFVGNLAKDLNLKLIELEARRIQIESGSYKKHFEVNLKTGVLFVSEAIDREKLCPNSLVCTESLEVIVNNPLRMYNVEVNILDINDNAPQFPVKSQIIRISEHTSPGARFPLSTADDMDVGSNSIDAYKLSTNAFFNLDIHTEADSGPSAELILNQALDREKQPVIKLTLTAIDGGKPPRSGSTEIIVIILDANDNAPVFSKALYKAKVLETAPIGTAFLRLNATDLDEGLNGEIMYLFSKQGQKGGYGTFAINQSNGEMTVAGPLDYEVTSAYEIRVEAQDRGHSPLASHCKVLVEVVDVNDNAPDIKLSSLLENVREDAKKGTAIALITIIDKDGGKNGNVHCTISGVSPFLLESSQGKYYSMVLGETLDREINSQYNVTIIARDEGTPPLSSTSIITVHVSDVNDNTPRFPEPSVNVFLKENSPARSVIYSVTALDPDSKANAQITYNLLEPRNRPTASQTPVNVNYATGEIYSMQSVNYEEVKKFQFQVQATDSGVPPLSSNVTVNVFILDENDNSPVILPPYSDHGSVNSENIPYSAEAGYFVAKIRAVDADSGYNALLSYHISEPKGTNLFRIGTNNGEIRTKRRMSDNDLKTHPLVILVSDNGEPSLSATVSVDVVVVESTGDTQTSFRHLPVKEESFSDLNLYLLVAIVSLSVIFLLSLISLIVVKCHRTDGSFSRCSAPMITTHPDGSWSYSKSTQQYDVCFSSDTMKSDVVVFPTPFPPADGELISINGGDTFQRTRTLPNTDKVCR from the coding sequence ATGGCTGTACTCGAGAACCGTGAGTGGGGTTGGATTGTGAATATATTTTGGCTGTTGCTTTGTTTTCGGGATTCTGTTTCTAGACAAATTACCTATTCTATTTCCGAGGAGGTAAAACCGGGGACATTTGTTGGGAATTTGGCTAAGGATTTAAATCTAAAACTGATTGAACTGGAGGCACGCAGGATTCAGATTGAATCTGGATCATATAAGAAACATTTTGAGGTCAATTTGAAAACTGGCGTTCTCTTCGTTAGCGAAGCCATAGACCGAGAGAAGCTTTGTCCCAACAGCCTTGTTTGTACTGAAAGCTTGGAGGTTATTGTTAATAATCCTTTACGAATGTACAATGTTGAAGTAAATATACTAGACATAAACGACAACGCACCACAATTTCCTGTGAAATCCCAGATTATTCGTATTTCTGAGCATACTTCACCTGGAGCAAGATTTCCTCTGTCTACAGCTGACGATATGGATGTAGGGAGCAACTCTATTGACGCATATAAACTCTCCACAAATGCCTTTTTCAATCTAGACATACACACTGAGGCTGATAGTGGTCCATCAGCAGAGTTAATTCTAAATCAAGCTTTAGACCGAGAGAAACAGCCTGTGATCAAGCTAACACTGACCGCTATTGATGGAGGAAAGCCTCCCAGATCAGGGAGTACAGAAATCATTGTCATCATACTCGATGCAAACGATAATGCGCCAGTGTTTTCCAAAGCCCTGTATAAGGCAAAAGTCTTAGAGACTGCGCCAATTGGCACTGCTTTTCTAAGGCTTAATGCAACAGACCTAGATGAAGGCTTGAACGGTGAAATAATGTATTTGTTCAGCAAACAAGGACAAAAGGGGGGTTATGGTACATTTGCAATCAATCAGAGCAATGGGGAAATGACAGTAGCGGGACCTTTAGATTATGAGGTGACCAGTGCGTATGAGATTCGTGTAGAAGCCCAGGACCGAGGCCACTCACCTCTGGCCTCACATTGCAAAGTGTTGGTAGAGGTAGTTGACGTAAACGATAATGCCCCGGACATCAAACTCTCATCGCTTTTGGAGAATGTGAGAGAGGACGCAAAGAAGGGTACGGCAATTGCGCTAATCACGATTATTGATAAGGATGGCGGTAAAAACGGGAATGTGCATTGTACCATATCTGGTGTCTCGCCGTTTCTATTGGAGTCATCTCAGGGTAAATACTACTCCATGGTCCTTGGAGAAACGCTGGACAGGGAAATCAACTCTCAGTATAATGTCACAATCATAGCCAGAGATGAAGGGACCCCTCCTCTGTCCAGTACTAGCATTATTACTGTCCATGTTTCTGATGTCAATGACAATACGCCACGCTTTCCAGAACCCTCTGTTAACGTGTTCTTAAAAGAAAATAGTCCAGCAAGATCTGTGATATATTCTGTGACTGCGCTGGATCCAGATTCAAAAGCAAACGCTCAGATAACATATAATTTACTAGAGCCCAGAAATAGGCCTACAGCTTCGCAGACACCTGTCAATGTGAATTATGCCACAGGTGAGATATATAGCATGCAGTCAGTGAACTATGAAGAAGTGAAAAAGTTCCAGTTCCAAGTTCAGGCCACAGACTCTGGTGTTCCTCCACTAAGCAGCAACGTCACTGTCAACGTTTTTATCCTGGATGAGAATGACAACAGTCCTGTGATTCTCCCGCCCTATTCTGACCACGGCTCCGTTAATTCTGAGAACATTCCTTATTCTGCTGAAGCGGGATACTTTGTGGCCAAGATCAGGGCTGTAGACGCCGACTCTGGATATAATGCGCTGCTTTCTTATCACATCTCTGAACCAAAGGGGACCAATCTATTCAGAATAGGAACCAACAACGGAGAAATACGGACTAAGAGACGCATGAGTGACAATGACTTAAAAACTCACCCGTTGGTCATTCTGGTGTCTGATAATGGAGAACCTTCCCTGTCTGCGACTGTGTCTGTTGATGTTGTGGTCGTTGAAAGTACaggtgacacacagacatcttTCAGACATCTGCCTGTAAAGGAGGAGAGTTTCTCTGATTTAAATCTGTATCTGCTCGTAGCCATTGTGTCATTATCAGTGATATTTCTACTGAGCCTGATCAGTTTAATAGTTGTAAAATGCCACAGGACAGACGGCAGTTTCAGCAGGTGCAGCGCCCCAATGATCACTACCCACCCTGACGGGAGCTGGTCTTACTCCAAATCTACTCAGCAGTATGACGTGTGTTTCAGCTCTGACACAATGAAGAGTGACGTAGTAGTTTTCCCCACGCCGTTTCCACCTGCTGATGGTGAGTTGATCAGTATTAATGGAGGAGACACTTTTCAAAGGACACGAACGCTTCCCAACACAGATAAGGTATGCCGATAA